Proteins co-encoded in one Podospora pseudoanserina strain CBS 124.78 chromosome 7 map unlocalized CBS124.78p_7, whole genome shotgun sequence genomic window:
- the VPS21 gene encoding Vacuolar protein sorting-associated protein 21 (COG:U; EggNog:ENOG503NY6F), with protein sequence MADSGAPKPSSSVKLVLLGEAAVGKSSLVLRFVNNDFQENKEPTIGAAFLTQKCNLPTRTIKFEIWDTAGQERFASLAPMYYRNAQAALVVYDLTKPTSLIKAKHWVAELQRQASPGIVIALVGNKLDLTNDSAGGDGEGAGAGDGEDARKVTTEEAKSYAEEEGLLFFETSAKTGYNVTEVFTAIANAIPETSLKTARGPGASSAAARTEEQRVNLNGPRDPNAKEGCAC encoded by the exons ATGGCCGACTCAGGTGCTCCCaaaccaagcagcagcgtCAAGCTGGTGCTGCTCGGTGAAGCTGCTGTGGGAAAA TCATCTCTCGTTCTGCGGTTCGTCAATAACGATTTCCAAGAGAACAAGGAGCCAACAATAGGAG CTGCCTTCCTGACTCAAAAATGCAATCTACCCACACGCACCATCAAGTTCGAGATCTGGGATACCGCCGGCCAGGAAAGAttcgcctccctcgcccccatGTACTACCGCAACGCCCAGGCAGCGCTTGTGGTCTACGACCTGACGAAGCCCACCTCGTTGATCAAGGCGAAACACTGGGTTGCCGAGCTGCAACGGCAGGCCTCGCCCGGTATTGTCATTGCTCTCGTCGGTAACAAGCTCGATCTCACAAACGATAGTGCTGGTGGAGACGGGGAAggggctggtgctggtgatggagaggatgccAGAAAGGTGACGACAGAGGAGGCCAAGTCGtatgctgaggaggaggggcttCTTTTCTTCGAGACCAGTGCCAAGACGGGCTACAACGTCACTGAGGTGTTCACGGCTATTGCAAATGCCATCCCTGAGACATCGCTCAAGACGGCTCGGGGTCCTGGTGCCTCTTCTGCGGCTGCTCGTacggaggagcagagggtcAACCTCAATGGTCCTCGGGATCCAAATGCCAAGGAGGGATgtgcttgttga
- a CDS encoding uncharacterized protein (EggNog:ENOG503NYUY), with amino-acid sequence MAASFTITEAQAELIRSLPQEDIPAKLRCAICSKLAVNAFRLPCCDQAICEGCQSTLPTSCPVCEHSPLSADDCKAHKALRTTIKVFLRTEEKKRESNRPKEATPITPVDPSPVSATAPVPPELNEQSAESVAPAGDNQEQSSSEAPAAEVSVETSHGQENGEAAPGQNDETLEHDGADSDQPSHPAPEGEGVGEATSTELVKQEGTEVAEGEETEEVNGEEGDGNENDQEQNADGTAKPMTGGFGMGFGGNFEQMPMMMAMNNGFGSFPMMGMPGMNMDPAMMMQMWSGGFQGMGMNGMNMNMGMGAAAAAAAAGYGGEADNWSGQQSWNVGQDNYNHPSASGMGNGDYGSFNSGFQTGYNQGNYGHPNQFNDYRRNQWGGFPRGRGRGRGYGYGGGGYGRGNFHNGGYGGGNYNDQNFNNGQQQYPGSMNGQGSEFGGGENGEGAVGPNDGTVDEFGRSIRADDGAEGAADGHQDGVPHHQGEGGEEGAHQGEEGGPAQPADEVLINAPKGPKAMLRGLPNTSYIHLQARGWVDDGKPNTPNSANGTAAPSQAGDHPRSRSSSPSGSRRGGGGEDYHHHHSHRDRDHEAYHSSRRERGKSSKHEGQSTRTHSPSAVGSRSGSLSRSEDRKEKEERHRGGRRQRSHSPDGDREDDGEDRRHRSHRSSRKHDDRKEKDEHTRSRSASPPADESRRSSHRSSRKDRDSDKRRDREKDRDRDGEHESSRHKSSGHRSSHRDRDYDKDRSGRDRDRERDRDRNRDRDRDRDRERDRDRDRDRERDRDRDRKERRDRDRDRRDRDKERRHRSGKSTADGAEDGSSSKSKGLEIKGGGGGSKGHGENAGGDSVVGGRRSSAATTGPAVQDPHAAERAARDRERLLKETRRMASFASIAGSKRGRDRDGEGDDGERRRSRRKGRRGEVVDGEGEERERRDYD; translated from the exons ATGGCGGCGTcattcaccatcaccgaggcCCAGGCCGAGCTTATTCG GTCTCTACCCCAGGAAGACATACCTGCGAAGCTCCGATGTGCTATTTGTAGCAAACTAGCTGTCAACGCTTTCCGTTTGCCCTGCTGCGACCAGGCCATCTGCGAGGGCTGTCAGTCGACTCTGCCTACGTCGTGTCCTGTTTGCGAACACTCCCCGCTCTCGGCCGACGATTGCAAGGCTCACAAAGCACTGCGGACGACCATTAAGGTTTTTCTTCGgacagaggagaagaagagggagtcAAATCGGCCAAAGGAGGCGACTCCCATCACTCCTGTCGATCCTAGCCCGGTTTCGGCAACTGCCCCAGTGCCACCTGAGCTGAATGAGCAATCGGCTGAGTCTGTGGCGCCTGCTGGGGATAATCAAGAACAATCCAGCTCGGAGGCACCTGCTGCTGAAGTTTCCGTCGAGACTTCCCATGGCCAGGAAAATGGTGAAGCGGCACCTGGTCAGAATGACGAGACTTTAGAGCATGATGGTGCTGATTCT GACCAACCTTCACATCCTGCtcccgagggcgagggcgtaGGAGAAGCCACATCAACCGAATTGGTGAAGCAAGAAGGCACTGAAgttgccgagggcgaggaaacTGAGGAAGTCaacggcgaggagggggatggaaaTGAGAATGACCAAGAGCAGAATGCAGATGGTACAGCCAAGCCCATGACTGGCGGTTTCGGCATGGGCTTTGGCGGCAACTTTGAACAAATGCCAATGATGATGGCCATGAACAACGGCTTTGGCAGTTTTCCAATGATGG GCATGCCAGGCATGAACATGGAcccggcgatgatgatgcaaaTGTGGAGCGGGGGTTTTCAAGGCATGGGCATGAACGGCATGAACATGAATATGGGCatgggagcagcagcagcagcagcagcagcagggtaCGGTGGCGAGGCCGATAACTGGAGCGGACAGCAATCATGGAATGTCGGCCAAGATAATTACAATCATCCAAGCGCTTCTGGCATGGGCAATGGTGATTATGGCTCGTTTAACTCTGGCTTCCAAACAGGATATAATCAAGGTAATTATGGCCACCCAAATCAGTTCAATGACTATCGCCGGAATCAGTGGGGGGGTTTTCCCCGTGGTAGAGGTCGCGGCCGCGGGTACGGgtatggcggcggcgggtaTGGACGAGGAAACTTCCACAATGGGGGGTATGGGGGTGGGAATTATAATGATCAGAATTTCAACAACGGACAGCAGCAGTATCCCGGCAGTATGAACGGTCAGGGCAGCGAgtttggtggcggcgagaaTGGCGAAGGTGCTGTTGGCCCGAATGATGGTACCGTCGATGAGTTTGGGCGCTCTATTCGCGCTGATGACGGTGCTGAGGGCGCCGCTGATGGCCACCAAGACGGGGTTCCGCATCAtcagggagagggtggtgaagagggggcaCACCAAGGCGAAGAGGGCGgtccagcccagccagctgATGAAGTTCTGATTAATGCACCCAAGGGTCCCAAGGCTATGTTGCGCGGTCTTCCCAACACGAGTTACATTCACCTACAAGCTAGAGGCTGGGTGGATGACGGGAAGCCGAATACCCCCAACAGTGCGAATGGCACTGCGGCGCCTAGCCAGGCGGGCGATCACCCCCGGTCACGTAGTAGTTCCCCGAGTGGCTCGCGgaggggcggtggtggtgaggattaccatcaccatcactctCACAGGGATAGGGATCATGAGGCTTATCACTCTtcgaggagagagaggggcaAGTCTTCGAAGCACGAGGGGCAGTCGACGAGGACGCATTCACCTTCTGCGGTGGGGAGTCGGAGTGGGAGTCTCAGTCGGAGTGAGGataggaaggagaaggaggagaggcatCGGGGTGGTAGACGGCAGAGGTCGCATTCGCCTGATGGGGATagggaagatgatggggaggaccGCCGGCATAGGTCGCATCGCAGCAGTAGGAAGCATGATGATcggaaggagaaggatgagcATACCCGCTCGCGCTCGGCGTCACCTCCGGCGGATGAGTCCCGAAGATCGAGCCAtcgcagcagcaggaagGATCGCGACTCGGATAAGAGACGGGATAGGGAGAAGGATCGGGATAGAGATGGGGAGCATGAGAGCAGCAGACATAAATCTAGCGGCCATCGGTCATCTCATCGGGATAGGGACTACGATAAGGATCGCAGCGGCCGAGACCGTGATAGAGAGCGGGACCGGGACCGCAATAGGGATCGTGACCGGGATAGGGATCGGGAAAGAGATAGGGATAGGGACCGTGACCGGGAGAGAGATCGTGATAGGGACAGGAAGGAGCGTCGTGATCGGGATCGGGACAGGCGGGATAGGGATAAGGAGAGACGTCATAGGAGCGGGAAGTCTACTGCTGATGGGGCTGAGGATGGGAGCTCGTCAAAGAGTAAAGGTTTGGAGAttaagggtggtggtggtgggtcgAAGGGTCATGGAGAGAatgctggtggtgatagCGTCGTTGGTGGGAGAAGGTCAAGTGCTGCTACGACTGGGCCTGCGGTGCAGGATCCGCATGCTGCTGAACGGGCTGCTCGGGATAGGGAGCGGTTGCTTAAGGAGACGCGACGGATGGCGAGTTTTGCTAGTATTG